In Nostoc sp. CENA543, a single genomic region encodes these proteins:
- a CDS encoding ABC-2 family transporter protein, with product MKSIIRKALTLLTVYYAYMVEYRAELILWVLSGSLPIILMGVWIKASQSGQFGLSSVEFARYFLTVFVVRQISVVWVIWEFEREVVEGKLSPKLLQPLDPVWHHVASHLSERVARIPFAIILIVLFFFLYPQAFWLPNLGQVLLFALAVSLAFMLRFVIQYTFAMFAFWTERANAIENFWFLFYLFLSGLIAPLEVFPAPIREVVLFTPFPYLIDFPTSILVGIPVDMTRGFLSLIAWILIFLGANRWLWRAGLKRYSGMGA from the coding sequence ATGAAAAGCATTATTAGAAAAGCTCTGACTTTACTGACAGTTTATTACGCTTATATGGTGGAGTACCGAGCAGAACTGATTTTATGGGTTTTGTCCGGTTCTTTGCCGATTATTTTAATGGGGGTTTGGATTAAAGCTTCCCAAAGTGGACAGTTTGGTTTATCTTCTGTTGAATTTGCGCGTTATTTTTTGACAGTTTTTGTAGTGAGACAAATTTCCGTTGTTTGGGTAATTTGGGAGTTTGAAAGGGAAGTGGTAGAAGGTAAATTATCTCCCAAATTATTACAACCTCTAGACCCAGTGTGGCATCATGTCGCCTCTCATCTTTCAGAAAGAGTGGCTCGCATACCCTTTGCAATTATATTAATAGTCCTGTTTTTCTTTCTATATCCCCAAGCATTTTGGCTGCCTAATTTGGGTCAGGTATTGTTATTTGCCTTAGCTGTTAGTTTAGCTTTTATGTTAAGGTTTGTGATTCAATACACCTTTGCTATGTTTGCTTTTTGGACAGAAAGAGCTAATGCGATAGAGAATTTTTGGTTTTTATTTTATCTTTTTTTATCAGGTTTAATTGCTCCTTTAGAAGTTTTTCCGGCACCTATTCGAGAGGTAGTTTTATTTACACCCTTTCCATATCTCATCGATTTTCCTACCAGTATTTTAGTTGGTATACCTGTAGATATGACAAGGGGATTTCTCTCACTAATTGCCTGGATATTAATATTTTTAGGTGCAAATCGCTGGCTATGGCGTGCGGGATTAAAACGTTATTCTGGCATGGGAGCATAA
- a CDS encoding ATP-binding cassette domain-containing protein, whose translation MSIIIAENLSKSYPVAVKEPGIKGTINHFFRRTYRSIHAVQDVSFEITPGEVVGFLGPNGAGKTTTLKMLTGLIHPSGGTVRVAGYVPFLRQEAFLQKITLVMGQKQQLLWDLPAIDSLKINAAVYNISDKEFQRRLGELTEMLALEDKLKQPVRKLSLGERMKAELLAALLHRPHVLFLDEPTLGLDVNAQVAVRDFLREYNQRYQATVLLTSHYMADITALCQRVLLIHQGRLMYDGSLDGLLERFAPYREVHVELTQALPLEKLKMYGDVQNLDGRSVCFMVQQETLTRTVTQILTELEVIDLTVTEPPIEEVIGRVFQAGVV comes from the coding sequence ATGTCAATTATTATTGCCGAAAACTTAAGTAAATCCTATCCAGTGGCAGTAAAAGAGCCGGGAATTAAAGGCACAATTAACCACTTTTTCCGCCGTACTTATCGTTCTATTCATGCAGTTCAGGATGTTTCTTTTGAAATTACTCCTGGGGAAGTTGTGGGTTTTTTAGGGCCAAATGGTGCAGGAAAAACCACTACACTTAAAATGCTCACCGGACTCATTCACCCCTCTGGCGGTACAGTCAGAGTCGCTGGTTATGTTCCTTTTTTGCGCCAAGAAGCATTTCTACAAAAAATTACCTTGGTAATGGGACAAAAGCAACAACTACTTTGGGACTTACCAGCTATAGATTCCTTGAAAATTAATGCTGCTGTCTACAACATTTCCGATAAAGAATTCCAGCGACGGCTAGGAGAATTAACAGAAATGTTGGCCTTAGAAGATAAACTTAAACAGCCAGTGCGGAAACTGTCTTTAGGCGAACGCATGAAGGCAGAATTATTAGCAGCATTATTACACCGTCCCCATGTTTTATTTTTAGATGAACCTACCTTGGGGTTAGATGTCAATGCTCAAGTAGCAGTAAGAGATTTTTTGCGAGAATACAATCAGCGTTATCAAGCAACTGTATTATTAACTAGCCATTACATGGCAGATATTACGGCTTTATGTCAACGTGTGCTGCTCATCCATCAAGGTAGACTTATGTATGACGGCAGCTTAGATGGACTTTTAGAACGTTTTGCCCCCTATCGAGAAGTTCATGTAGAATTAACCCAAGCTTTACCGCTAGAAAAACTCAAAATGTATGGCGATGTGCAGAATTTAGATGGTCGTTCTGTGTGTTTTATGGTACAGCAAGAAACTCTAACGCGCACAGTTACCCAGATTTTAACAGAATTAGAAGTGATAGATTTAACAGTTACAGAACCGCCGATAGAAGAAGTTATTGGACGTGTTTTTCAAGCAGGAGTTGTGTAA
- a CDS encoding TIGR04283 family arsenosugar biosynthesis glycosyltransferase has product MSQTLTATKISIIIPTLNEAGNIKQTIATTQPSTNIEVIVVDAGSQDDTVTIAESLGVKVILSTPGRAVQMNTGAAVASGEILLFLHADTHLPPGFDDMIRTSLQQVGVIAGAFTLQIDASPLALRLVEWGVRWRSHFLQMPYGDQAIFITKAVFQEIGCFPELPIMEDFELMRRLKHQGKIVILATPVITSARRWLQKGIFQTTLINQIMIIGYLLGVAPARLRNWYRQIKIM; this is encoded by the coding sequence ATGAGTCAAACTCTCACTGCAACCAAGATTTCCATTATTATTCCCACACTCAACGAAGCAGGGAATATCAAACAAACCATAGCCACGACTCAACCTAGCACAAATATAGAAGTCATAGTGGTAGATGCAGGCTCTCAAGATGATACCGTAACTATAGCTGAATCATTGGGTGTAAAAGTCATCTTATCTACTCCTGGGCGGGCTGTGCAAATGAATACAGGCGCGGCTGTGGCGAGTGGGGAGATTCTGCTGTTTCTCCATGCAGATACGCACTTACCCCCAGGGTTTGACGACATGATTCGCACCAGTCTACAGCAAGTAGGAGTTATAGCTGGGGCATTTACTTTACAAATAGATGCGTCTCCTTTAGCGTTAAGATTAGTAGAGTGGGGGGTAAGATGGCGATCGCACTTTTTGCAAATGCCCTACGGTGATCAAGCAATTTTTATTACCAAAGCTGTATTTCAAGAAATCGGTTGTTTTCCAGAACTTCCCATTATGGAAGATTTTGAGCTGATGCGACGCTTAAAACACCAAGGCAAAATAGTTATTTTAGCTACACCAGTAATTACCTCGGCTCGAAGATGGCTGCAAAAAGGTATCTTTCAAACTACACTCATCAATCAAATTATGATTATTGGCTATCTCCTCGGTGTAGCACCAGCACGACTGCGAAATTGGTATCGCCAAATCAAAATTATGTGA
- a CDS encoding pentapeptide repeat-containing protein produces the protein MNIFVNWQDSWIGNLSAVITIIFWSLVAVRRGYLRALLEAGILILIFGVVISPILKLIGILKFSVTLGVLLANIIWLSTFLICSLITMFALSLSKILIKKEYKNIVDFAYGLLMIIGASISSYIYSFLLYEPNQKAVLIIQNISLTNVKTFAVLVGTFFGVGIVMFSLLITQFQEPPWRNLDFLRNWAIAIGSWGGTSFYNLDLSSVNFENAQLANTDLRARKLYRTCFQGVTGLELARVDSRYLDLKLPKVQKLLTHACSEDPDFSNLNLRGAYLQRADLRRMKFIDTNLIGADLQNADLRGSILANAQVIDVDFTNANLTGICIQNWNVNSQTRFTNVQCDYIYRKLDEKGEPIDRYPIDRNFEQREFESLYQEVGNIVELVFKEGVNWRAFAFSLQKLELEDESLGLQLKGIEKKGDLWVAKVTHNENISSQEVEQRLYDSYDELRQLLATKEQQINSLLGIASSQAEAIKEFSKRPLGNSFVINGSTITNLTGSGQIEYNEAAEQVRSIVANSDAPMQVSNTVQHFLAQLTGKSVATTTATQGELIKQLLLHEAEKDKIFKQLLILQGQQIIDNLAEGTIASAIKEAIAQLQ, from the coding sequence ATGAATATTTTTGTTAATTGGCAAGATTCATGGATTGGCAACCTTTCTGCTGTCATAACTATTATATTTTGGTCATTGGTGGCTGTACGTAGAGGTTATTTAAGAGCATTATTAGAAGCAGGAATATTAATATTAATTTTCGGTGTTGTGATCTCACCAATTTTAAAACTTATAGGCATCTTAAAATTTTCAGTGACATTAGGAGTTTTACTAGCCAATATTATTTGGCTATCTACCTTCTTGATCTGTTCTTTAATCACTATGTTTGCGCTAAGTTTATCTAAGATATTGATTAAAAAGGAATATAAAAATATTGTTGATTTTGCATATGGTTTATTGATGATTATAGGAGCAAGCATTAGTTCTTATATATATAGTTTTTTACTTTATGAACCTAATCAAAAGGCTGTATTGATTATCCAAAATATATCACTGACAAATGTCAAGACTTTTGCAGTCTTAGTAGGTACATTTTTTGGTGTTGGTATAGTGATGTTTAGTCTACTTATCACCCAGTTTCAAGAACCGCCTTGGCGAAATTTAGATTTTTTGAGAAATTGGGCGATCGCAATTGGTTCTTGGGGTGGAACTTCGTTTTACAATTTAGATTTAAGTAGTGTCAACTTTGAAAATGCCCAACTAGCTAATACAGACTTAAGGGCGCGAAAACTCTACCGCACCTGTTTTCAAGGTGTCACTGGATTAGAACTTGCTAGGGTAGATAGTCGATATTTAGACTTAAAACTTCCCAAAGTCCAAAAACTCCTGACTCATGCTTGTTCAGAAGATCCAGACTTTAGTAATTTGAACCTAAGAGGGGCTTATTTGCAAAGGGCTGACTTGCGACGGATGAAGTTTATCGACACAAATTTAATCGGTGCTGACTTACAGAATGCTGATTTACGGGGTAGTATTCTGGCTAATGCTCAGGTTATTGATGTTGACTTTACAAACGCCAATTTAACAGGGATTTGTATTCAAAATTGGAATGTCAATAGTCAAACTCGCTTTACTAACGTTCAATGTGATTATATATATCGCAAATTAGACGAAAAAGGCGAACCAATTGACCGTTATCCTATAGACCGCAACTTTGAACAAAGAGAATTTGAATCATTGTATCAGGAAGTCGGTAATATTGTAGAATTGGTTTTCAAAGAGGGGGTAAACTGGCGTGCTTTTGCATTTAGTTTGCAAAAACTGGAATTAGAAGATGAAAGTTTAGGATTACAACTCAAAGGGATTGAAAAGAAAGGTGATCTTTGGGTTGCTAAGGTGACTCACAATGAAAATATTTCTTCTCAAGAAGTCGAGCAACGCTTATATGATTCCTATGATGAGTTGAGACAATTACTAGCTACTAAAGAACAACAAATTAACAGTTTGCTAGGAATAGCTAGTAGTCAAGCAGAAGCTATTAAAGAATTTAGTAAGCGTCCATTGGGTAACAGTTTTGTAATTAATGGTAGCACCATTACTAATTTAACTGGCTCTGGACAAATAGAATATAATGAAGCAGCAGAGCAGGTGCGGAGTATTGTGGCTAATAGTGATGCACCAATGCAAGTCTCAAATACGGTACAGCATTTTTTGGCTCAACTCACAGGAAAAAGTGTGGCTACGACAACAGCAACTCAAGGGGAGCTGATTAAACAATTACTCTTGCATGAAGCCGAAAAAGATAAAATTTTTAAGCAGCTTTTAATTTTACAAGGTCAACAAATAATTGATAATCTTGCAGAAGGAACTATCGCCAGTGCCATCAAAGAAGCGATCGCACAACTGCAATGA
- a CDS encoding serine protease: MVDFIPNISIPGLGVISIPGIGTRNLSIPSQLSLKKLENKELLKIIIKRIAYKQNPAINANPIMSAAFGQPDFLPFPFLSLGIRRGAAVCRLIREFSSDSAESFINTITQAEDMRKKFFSLSELAEICCISLEKAQEVFEINGDDLNNLKIPLKAEHFSKNLKRLPVATGFLVGRNQLLTNYHIFPLQNNELTKALAEYSAEFNYEQDILGREIKSLEYGFDKLLAFDQDLDFALIKLKSETKDGNYPDAGQAGDQFGWIPLIEDDSLIAPPLPQEMFNSLTKQLSEISAGVDLKLLAEVLEEIPQTIALIKGLKDKENSRVEDLLAFLKDKAKLGDPVNIIQHPKGRHKEVVLSNNRVKELYDNFIFYEADADFSSSGSPVMNQQWQLVGLHCGALPKPNQANSETLEIDQEVGVRTGKIVKKLLNGLESNVKEYWEIGIERQKITRELWFFVREFVQLRESKDKVLPPPGLEDIAEDYKQVLQKLPSSLY; the protein is encoded by the coding sequence ATGGTTGACTTTATTCCCAATATTTCAATTCCTGGTTTGGGTGTCATCTCTATTCCCGGCATAGGAACAAGAAACTTATCTATTCCCAGTCAACTATCTCTCAAAAAGCTTGAAAATAAAGAGTTATTAAAAATAATTATTAAACGAATTGCTTATAAGCAAAATCCAGCTATTAATGCTAATCCCATAATGAGTGCGGCTTTTGGTCAACCAGATTTTCTCCCATTCCCATTTTTATCACTAGGAATCCGGCGAGGAGCAGCAGTATGTCGCTTAATTCGAGAATTTTCATCGGATAGTGCTGAAAGCTTTATTAATACTATTACTCAAGCAGAGGATATGAGGAAAAAGTTTTTTTCACTATCGGAATTAGCTGAAATATGTTGTATCTCTCTTGAAAAAGCACAAGAGGTATTTGAGATAAATGGAGATGATTTAAATAATCTCAAGATTCCTTTAAAAGCAGAGCATTTTTCCAAAAATCTGAAACGTCTTCCTGTAGCAACAGGATTTTTGGTGGGTAGAAACCAATTGTTAACAAATTATCATATTTTTCCACTACAGAATAACGAACTTACAAAAGCATTGGCTGAATATAGTGCTGAATTTAACTATGAACAAGACATTTTAGGACGGGAAATTAAATCTTTAGAATATGGATTTGATAAGTTGCTGGCTTTTGATCAAGATTTAGATTTTGCTTTGATCAAGCTCAAGTCAGAGACAAAAGATGGTAATTATCCAGATGCAGGACAAGCCGGTGATCAGTTTGGTTGGATTCCATTAATAGAAGATGATAGCTTAATTGCACCACCATTACCACAAGAAATGTTCAACTCACTCACCAAACAATTGTCAGAAATATCAGCAGGAGTAGATTTAAAATTATTAGCAGAAGTATTAGAGGAAATTCCCCAAACTATTGCCCTGATTAAAGGATTGAAAGATAAAGAAAATAGTCGTGTTGAAGATTTGCTAGCTTTTTTAAAGGATAAAGCTAAATTGGGTGATCCTGTAAATATTATTCAGCATCCTAAAGGTAGACACAAAGAAGTTGTGCTTTCTAATAATAGAGTGAAAGAGCTTTATGATAATTTCATCTTTTACGAAGCTGATGCTGACTTTAGTTCATCAGGCAGTCCTGTAATGAATCAACAGTGGCAATTAGTTGGACTGCATTGTGGGGCTTTACCTAAGCCTAATCAGGCAAATTCAGAAACTCTAGAAATTGATCAGGAAGTTGGTGTCAGGACTGGTAAAATAGTCAAGAAATTACTCAATGGACTAGAATCAAACGTCAAAGAATACTGGGAAATTGGCATTGAACGGCAAAAAATTACTCGTGAACTTTGGTTTTTTGTGAGAGAGTTTGTCCAACTGCGAGAATCAAAAGATAAAGTTTTACCACCACCAGGTTTAGAAGACATTGCCGAAGATTACAAACAAGTCTTACAAAAATTACCAAGTTCACTTTATTAA
- a CDS encoding CHAT domain-containing protein, whose amino-acid sequence MSESNSSSTNNTFNISGGSITNLTGSGAIYYNEAVQTAKADNSLVVNHTCTTRTILFLAANPKGTTRLRLDEEIREIDAGLERAKRREQFILQQKWAVRARDVQRALLDFNPQIIHFSGHGGGEEGLVLEDETGTPKLVDTEALAALFELFSDRLECIILNACYSKVQACAIARHVPYVIGMSQEIGDIAAIEFAVGFYDALGAGKSVEFAYKSGCVNIRMAGVAEHLTPVLQPKLIK is encoded by the coding sequence ATGTCTGAGTCCAATTCCTCCTCTACAAACAATACTTTTAACATTTCTGGTGGCTCAATTACTAACTTGACTGGTTCTGGTGCAATTTATTACAACGAGGCTGTTCAGACCGCAAAAGCCGATAATTCACTTGTAGTAAACCATACATGCACAACAAGAACCATCTTATTTTTAGCAGCTAACCCCAAAGGTACAACCAGACTACGCCTGGATGAAGAAATCCGAGAGATTGACGCTGGGTTAGAAAGGGCTAAACGGCGGGAACAATTTATACTACAGCAAAAATGGGCTGTACGTGCTAGAGATGTGCAACGTGCTTTACTAGACTTCAATCCTCAAATTATTCATTTTTCTGGTCATGGAGGTGGCGAAGAAGGTTTGGTATTAGAGGATGAGACGGGTACACCAAAGTTAGTAGACACAGAAGCTTTAGCTGCTTTATTTGAATTATTTTCCGATAGATTAGAGTGTATTATACTTAATGCTTGCTACTCAAAAGTACAAGCTTGTGCGATCGCTCGTCATGTTCCTTACGTCATTGGGATGAGTCAGGAAATTGGCGACATAGCAGCTATTGAATTTGCTGTGGGTTTTTATGATGCTTTAGGTGCAGGTAAATCAGTAGAATTTGCTTACAAATCTGGTTGTGTCAATATCCGCATGGCAGGTGTTGCGGAACACTTGACACCAGTATTGCAGCCGAAATTAATAAAGTGA
- the nrtS gene encoding nitrate/nitrite transporter NrtS, with product MKAIREYCLCLGDKNMMPTAVKVAVVVGSILFTINHGAAVITGKMTRDRWIAATLTYIVPYLVNIHGQYISRNKSKN from the coding sequence ATGAAAGCTATTAGAGAATATTGCTTGTGTCTTGGTGATAAAAATATGATGCCAACGGCTGTAAAAGTAGCTGTCGTAGTGGGTTCTATTCTATTTACCATTAATCATGGGGCAGCAGTGATTACAGGGAAAATGACTCGCGATCGCTGGATTGCTGCAACTTTAACTTATATAGTACCTTACTTAGTCAATATTCACGGGCAATATATTAGTCGTAATAAATCAAAAAATTAA
- a CDS encoding LL-diaminopimelate aminotransferase, producing MATINDNYLKLKAGYLFPEIARRVNAFAQANPDAKIIRLGIGDVTEPLPEACRSAMIKAVEEMGDRATFQGYGPEQGYAWLREKIAAQDFQARGCDIDASEIFISDGSKCDTGNILDIFGDNNTIAVTDPVYPVYVDTNVMAGHTGNANEKGEFEGLVYLPITAENNFTAEIPSQKVDLIYLCFPNNPTGATATKEHLQAWVDYAKANNSIIFFDAAYEAYITDPSLPHSIYEIEGARDCAIEFRSFSKNAGFTGTRCALTVVPKTLTAKAADGSDVELWKLWNRRQSTKFNGVSYIVQRGAEAVYSEAGQAQIKALISFYLENAKIIREQLTAAGIAVYGGVNAPYVWVKTPNGLSSWDFFDKLLNTCNVVGTPGSGFGAAGEGYFRISAFNSRENVVEAMKRITAKFTV from the coding sequence ATGGCAACCATTAACGACAACTACTTAAAACTCAAAGCTGGTTACTTGTTCCCAGAAATTGCGCGGCGGGTAAATGCTTTTGCTCAAGCCAATCCTGATGCTAAAATTATCCGTCTGGGTATTGGTGATGTCACCGAACCTTTACCGGAAGCTTGCCGCAGTGCGATGATTAAAGCTGTGGAAGAAATGGGCGATCGCGCTACTTTCCAAGGATATGGGCCAGAACAAGGGTATGCTTGGTTAAGGGAAAAAATCGCGGCTCAAGATTTCCAAGCACGGGGATGTGATATTGATGCGTCAGAAATCTTTATTTCTGATGGTTCTAAATGCGACACAGGTAATATTCTCGATATCTTCGGTGATAACAATACTATTGCCGTTACTGACCCAGTTTATCCCGTCTATGTTGATACTAACGTCATGGCGGGACATACGGGAAACGCTAATGAAAAAGGTGAGTTTGAGGGTTTAGTTTACCTGCCCATTACCGCCGAAAACAACTTTACAGCCGAAATTCCCTCCCAAAAAGTCGATTTAATTTATCTCTGCTTCCCCAATAATCCCACAGGGGCAACTGCTACTAAAGAACATCTCCAAGCGTGGGTAGACTACGCCAAAGCCAATAACTCGATTATTTTCTTTGATGCAGCTTACGAAGCTTATATTACAGATCCATCTCTGCCTCATTCTATCTATGAAATTGAAGGTGCGAGAGATTGCGCCATTGAGTTTCGTTCCTTCTCCAAAAACGCAGGCTTTACGGGGACTCGTTGCGCCTTAACTGTCGTTCCCAAAACCTTAACAGCGAAAGCCGCCGATGGTTCTGATGTCGAACTGTGGAAACTGTGGAATCGTCGTCAGTCTACCAAATTTAATGGCGTATCCTACATCGTGCAACGGGGCGCGGAAGCAGTCTACTCCGAGGCTGGACAAGCGCAAATCAAAGCTTTAATCAGTTTTTATCTAGAAAATGCCAAAATCATCCGCGAACAACTTACAGCCGCAGGTATCGCTGTCTACGGCGGTGTCAACGCGCCTTATGTTTGGGTAAAAACTCCCAACGGCCTTTCTAGCTGGGATTTCTTTGATAAATTACTCAATACCTGCAATGTTGTCGGTACACCTGGTTCTGGTTTTGGTGCTGCGGGTGAAGGTTACTTCCGCATTTCCGCATTTAACAGCCGTGAAAATGTTGTGGAAGCAATGAAGCGAATTACCGCAAAGTTTACAGTTTAA
- a CDS encoding fasciclin domain-containing protein — protein sequence MADIVDIAVSAGAFNTLVTAVQAAGLVETLKSPGPFTVFAPNDDAFAKLPPGTIQTLVQNIPQLTRILTFHVVPGKLKQADLAKLGTVTSVEGSPIKIDCSDGFEVKNATVLAADIEADNGVIHVIDTVILMG from the coding sequence ATGGCTGATATTGTTGATATTGCTGTAAGTGCTGGTGCTTTTAACACTCTAGTAACTGCTGTACAAGCGGCTGGTTTAGTAGAAACATTAAAAAGTCCAGGGCCTTTTACTGTTTTTGCCCCTAATGATGATGCTTTTGCCAAATTACCACCAGGAACTATCCAAACTTTGGTGCAGAATATCCCCCAATTAACTAGAATTCTCACGTTTCATGTCGTACCAGGAAAGCTGAAACAGGCTGATTTAGCTAAACTGGGTACAGTCACATCCGTTGAAGGTTCGCCTATCAAGATTGACTGTTCTGATGGTTTTGAAGTTAAAAATGCCACGGTGTTAGCAGCAGATATCGAAGCTGATAACGGAGTAATTCACGTTATTGATACGGTGATTTTGATGGGCTAA
- a CDS encoding putative 2-dehydropantoate 2-reductase, with amino-acid sequence MSGQQTTLGDRKYAIIGTGALGGFYGAKLQKAGLDVHFLLKSDYEHVSQHGLIIESKDGDFTLPQVNAYNHVAKMPQCDVVILALKTTQNYLLPQLLPPVVKEGGVVLVLQNGLGVEEEITQMLPNIHVIGGLCFLCSNKVGLGHIRHLDYGHITLGEYLPEYSQAGITQRMQQIADDFQNAGIGMELAADLLLARWKKLVWNIPYNGLSVILNASTNELMANPHTRTLVEQIMYEVKAGANSMGRIIPDSFIQTMLDYTVKMTPYRTSMKIDHDERRPLEVEAIIGNPLRKAQSLGVDLAQISCLYHQLKFIDARNQN; translated from the coding sequence ATGAGTGGACAGCAAACTACGCTAGGCGATCGCAAGTATGCCATCATAGGCACTGGTGCATTAGGTGGATTTTACGGCGCAAAACTGCAAAAAGCGGGTTTAGATGTTCACTTTTTACTCAAGAGTGACTATGAACACGTTAGCCAGCACGGTTTAATCATCGAGTCTAAAGACGGTGACTTTACCCTCCCCCAAGTCAACGCCTACAACCATGTCGCCAAAATGCCGCAATGTGATGTGGTAATATTGGCACTCAAAACTACACAAAATTATTTACTACCCCAGTTATTACCGCCTGTAGTTAAAGAGGGTGGTGTAGTTTTAGTATTGCAGAATGGGTTGGGTGTAGAAGAAGAAATCACCCAAATGCTGCCAAACATTCACGTAATCGGCGGTTTATGCTTTCTTTGTTCCAATAAAGTAGGTTTAGGACATATCCGACATTTAGATTATGGACACATCACTTTAGGGGAATATCTTCCTGAATATTCTCAAGCCGGAATCACCCAGAGAATGCAGCAAATTGCTGATGACTTTCAAAACGCCGGCATTGGGATGGAATTAGCGGCTGATTTATTATTAGCCAGATGGAAGAAACTAGTATGGAACATCCCCTACAATGGATTGTCCGTCATTCTCAACGCCAGCACAAATGAATTAATGGCAAATCCCCACACCCGCACACTAGTAGAACAAATCATGTATGAAGTGAAAGCAGGGGCAAATAGTATGGGGAGAATAATTCCCGACAGCTTCATTCAAACCATGCTAGATTACACCGTCAAGATGACCCCATACCGCACCAGTATGAAAATCGACCATGATGAACGCCGTCCCTTAGAAGTAGAAGCAATTATCGGGAATCCCTTAAGAAAAGCCCAATCCCTGGGAGTAGATTTAGCACAAATTAGCTGTCTCTACCACCAGTTGAAATTTATAGATGCCAGAAATCAAAATTGA
- a CDS encoding transposase, which produces MPKPADTSTKKLISLAPDNWVRWVTNIPNIQAGEILSGEFQWISRESDVLIRARSPELGEFLVLNELQLRYNHKMPRRVRAYTALAEEKYELPTYPVLINILPTGDVEIPTSFTSNIYGLRAIQDYRVINLWEVDVNIPFQQPLPSLLPFVPILQGGNNESIIREALQILRRDEDLNQLETVLAFFATFVLESAVVQEIMRWDMGVLRESPWYQEILREGEARGEARGEARGEARGEARGEIKGIIRSIEMSLEAKFGSQGLELMSRISPIKDLEQLQRILRTVLLANSVDEIQQIL; this is translated from the coding sequence ATGCCAAAACCCGCAGATACCAGCACTAAAAAACTCATTAGTCTTGCACCTGATAATTGGGTGCGATGGGTGACAAATATACCCAATATTCAAGCAGGGGAAATTTTATCTGGGGAATTTCAATGGATTAGTCGGGAAAGTGATGTTTTAATCCGGGCGAGAAGTCCAGAATTAGGAGAATTTCTCGTATTAAATGAATTACAGTTACGTTACAACCACAAAATGCCTCGGCGAGTGCGTGCCTACACAGCATTGGCAGAAGAGAAATATGAATTACCAACCTATCCGGTGTTAATTAATATCTTACCGACGGGTGATGTGGAAATCCCCACAAGTTTCACATCAAATATTTATGGTTTAAGAGCAATTCAGGATTACCGAGTAATTAACTTATGGGAAGTAGATGTTAACATCCCATTTCAACAACCTTTACCATCATTATTGCCATTTGTGCCGATTCTACAAGGGGGAAACAATGAATCTATAATTAGGGAAGCATTACAAATTTTGCGTCGGGATGAAGACTTAAACCAGTTGGAAACGGTTTTAGCCTTTTTTGCTACCTTTGTATTAGAAAGTGCCGTTGTTCAAGAAATTATGAGGTGGGATATGGGCGTTCTTCGGGAGTCACCTTGGTACCAAGAAATATTACGAGAGGGTGAAGCACGCGGTGAAGCACGGGGTGAAGCACGTGGTGAAGCACGGGGTGAAGCACGTGGTGAGATCAAGGGAATCATTCGCAGTATCGAAATGAGTTTAGAAGCAAAATTTGGGAGTCAAGGACTAGAGTTAATGTCCCGAATTTCCCCAATTAAGGATTTGGAACAATTGCAGCGAATTTTGCGGACTGTGCTTTTAGCAAATTCTGTTGATGAAATACAACAAATTTTATAG